The proteins below come from a single Streptococcus canis genomic window:
- a CDS encoding RluA family pseudouridine synthase has product MRFEFVADEQTKVKTLLKSHDVSKGLLAKIKYKGGNILVNGIEQNTIYLLQVGDVVTIDIPNEEPFEKLEAIPFDLDIVHEDDHFLVINKPVGFASIPSAIHSNTIANFIKAYYVENHYPDQQVHIVTRLDRDTSGLMLFAKHGYAHARLDKQLQTRSIEKRYFALVSGNGTLPDEGDIIAPIGRSKDSIITRAVDPMGKYAKTSYKVVARYPENVHLVDIKLHTGRTHQIRVHFAHLGFPLLGDDLYGGRLDLGITRQALHCHYLNFKDPFTENVCSHAIDLTDDFDSVIIGLQKKIEDNK; this is encoded by the coding sequence ATGAGATTTGAATTTGTAGCAGATGAACAAACAAAGGTAAAAACCCTTTTAAAAAGTCATGATGTTTCTAAGGGACTATTGGCTAAAATCAAATATAAAGGGGGCAATATTTTAGTGAATGGTATTGAACAAAATACCATTTATTTATTGCAAGTAGGAGATGTTGTTACCATTGATATTCCCAACGAAGAGCCCTTTGAGAAACTTGAAGCCATTCCTTTTGATTTGGATATTGTTCACGAGGATGATCATTTTCTGGTGATTAATAAACCTGTTGGATTTGCCAGCATTCCGAGTGCCATCCATTCTAATACCATTGCTAACTTTATCAAGGCATATTATGTAGAAAATCATTACCCAGACCAGCAAGTGCATATTGTGACCCGTTTAGATAGGGATACGAGTGGATTGATGCTTTTCGCTAAGCATGGCTATGCTCATGCGAGGTTAGATAAGCAGTTACAAACTCGGTCAATCGAGAAACGTTACTTTGCTCTGGTTTCTGGTAATGGGACTTTGCCAGATGAAGGAGATATTATTGCTCCAATTGGTCGTTCCAAGGATAGTATTATTACTAGAGCAGTTGACCCTATGGGAAAATATGCCAAGACTAGCTACAAGGTTGTGGCACGGTATCCAGAAAATGTGCATTTAGTGGACATAAAATTGCATACAGGACGTACCCATCAAATCAGGGTCCATTTTGCCCATCTCGGTTTTCCACTTTTAGGAGATGACTTATACGGCGGTCGTTTAGATTTGGGAATCACGAGGCAGGCCTTACATTGTCATTACTTGAATTTTAAAGATCCATTTACAGAGAATGTTTGTAGTCATGCAATAGACTTGACAGATGACTTTGATAGCGTTATCATAGGTTTACAAAAAAAGATAGAGGATAATAAATAA
- a CDS encoding GTP pyrophosphokinase has protein sequence MVLDWEEFLDPYIQTVGELKIKLRGIRKQFRKQNRYSPIEFVTGRVKSVESIKEKMALRGVLEENIEQDIQDIAGLRIMVQFVDDVEEVLALLRQRQDMTIVYERDYIRNMKSSGYRSYHVVVEYPVDTIEGQKKVLAEIQIRTLAMNFWATIEHSLNYKYGGEFPEEIKKRLEVTAKIALELDEEMRKIREDIREAQLLFDPVTRNLSDGVGNSDDTDELYR, from the coding sequence ATGGTTTTAGATTGGGAAGAATTCTTAGACCCCTACATTCAAACAGTTGGTGAATTAAAAATTAAATTGCGCGGCATTCGCAAGCAATTTCGTAAGCAAAATCGTTATTCGCCTATTGAATTTGTAACGGGACGTGTCAAGTCTGTTGAAAGCATTAAAGAAAAAATGGCTCTACGTGGGGTTCTTGAAGAAAATATTGAACAAGATATTCAAGATATTGCAGGGCTTCGTATCATGGTGCAATTTGTAGATGATGTCGAAGAGGTTTTAGCTTTATTGCGTCAACGACAAGACATGACAATTGTCTATGAACGGGATTATATTCGCAATATGAAGTCTAGTGGTTACAGGTCTTATCATGTGGTGGTTGAGTACCCTGTTGACACCATTGAAGGTCAAAAAAAGGTCTTGGCTGAAATTCAAATTCGTACGTTGGCGATGAATTTTTGGGCAACCATTGAGCATTCTTTGAATTATAAATATGGTGGTGAATTTCCAGAAGAAATTAAAAAGCGTCTTGAAGTGACCGCTAAAATTGCCTTAGAATTAGATGAAGAAATGCGTAAGATTCGAGAAGATATTCGGGAGGCCCAATTATTATTTGACCCCGTAACACGAAATTTAAGTGATGGTGTAGGAAATAGTGATGACACAGATGAATTATACAGATAA
- a CDS encoding NAD kinase — MTQMNYTDKVKRVALIANGKYQSKRVASKLFSVFKDDPDFYLSKKNPDIVISIGGDGMLLSAFHMYEKELDRVRFVGIHTGHLGFYTDYRDFEVDKLIDNLRKDKGEQISYPILKVAISLDDGRVIKARALNEATVKRIEKTMVADVIINHVKFESFRGDGISVSTPTGSTAYNKSLGGAVLHPTIEALQLTEISSLNNRVFRTLGSSVIIPKKDKIELVPKRLGIYTISIDNKTYHLQNVTKVEYFIDNEKIHFVSSPSHTSFWERVKDAFIGEIDS, encoded by the coding sequence ATGACACAGATGAATTATACAGATAAGGTGAAGCGGGTTGCTCTTATTGCTAATGGTAAGTATCAAAGCAAACGTGTCGCTTCTAAACTTTTCTCCGTATTTAAGGACGATCCCGATTTTTACTTATCAAAGAAAAATCCAGATATTGTGATTTCCATCGGCGGAGATGGGATGCTTTTATCTGCCTTTCACATGTATGAAAAAGAATTAGATAGGGTACGTTTTGTAGGAATCCACACAGGTCATCTTGGTTTTTATACCGATTACCGAGATTTTGAAGTCGATAAATTGATTGACAATTTAAGAAAAGATAAGGGAGAGCAAATTTCTTATCCCATTTTAAAGGTTGCCATTAGTTTAGACGATGGTCGTGTGATTAAAGCGCGTGCTTTGAATGAGGCGACGGTTAAGCGCATTGAAAAAACGATGGTAGCAGATGTCATTATTAATCATGTTAAGTTTGAAAGTTTCCGAGGAGATGGTATTTCGGTATCAACCCCGACAGGAAGCACAGCCTACAACAAATCTTTAGGTGGGGCTGTCTTGCATCCTACGATTGAAGCCCTACAATTAACAGAAATTTCCAGTCTCAATAATCGTGTGTTTAGGACGCTCGGTTCCTCAGTGATTATCCCTAAAAAAGATAAGATTGAGTTAGTGCCAAAACGATTGGGCATTTATACTATTTCTATCGACAATAAAACCTATCACCTCCAAAATGTTACGAAGGTGGAATATTTTATTGATAACGAGAAGATTCATTTTGTGTCCTCACCGAGTCACACGAGTTTTTGGGAAAGAGTCAAAGATGCCTTTATTGGAGAGATTGACTCATGA
- a CDS encoding CYTH domain-containing protein: MTNLEIEYKTLLTKDEYNRLLSQMSHVTPITQTNYYIDTEQFDLKAHKMSLRIRTFSNSAELTLKVPEKVGNREYNVPLALDQAKDMIKYGNFPQSSALDVIASTGIDLTALKTFGNLTTIRRETETPIGKMALDYNQYANTKDYELELEVTDPIKGKIDFDLFLTQHQIAFKYAKSKVARFSKTLKKTKK, encoded by the coding sequence ATGACCAACCTAGAAATCGAATACAAAACCTTGTTAACCAAAGATGAGTACAATCGTCTTCTTTCACAAATGAGTCATGTGACTCCGATCACCCAGACCAATTATTATATCGATACTGAACAATTTGATTTAAAAGCCCATAAAATGTCGCTACGCATTCGTACCTTCTCAAATAGTGCTGAATTAACCTTAAAAGTTCCCGAAAAGGTTGGAAACCGTGAATACAATGTCCCCCTTGCCCTTGATCAAGCCAAAGACATGATTAAATATGGCAATTTTCCTCAGTCATCTGCCTTGGATGTGATCGCTTCTACCGGAATTGATTTAACAGCACTCAAAACCTTTGGGAACCTAACAACTATTCGCCGAGAAACTGAGACCCCTATCGGTAAGATGGCTTTGGACTACAATCAATATGCTAATACTAAAGACTATGAATTAGAACTAGAAGTCACTGACCCTATAAAAGGAAAAATTGATTTTGATCTTTTTTTAACCCAGCATCAAATTGCCTTCAAATATGCAAAAAGTAAGGTTGCACGTTTCAGCAAAACCTTGAAAAAGACCAAGAAATAA